Proteins co-encoded in one Pseudophryne corroboree isolate aPseCor3 chromosome 1, aPseCor3.hap2, whole genome shotgun sequence genomic window:
- the TMEM119 gene encoding transmembrane protein 119: protein MGYLVTLCILLFFTCPMCLARYTTPEFENGSGDEEGTSLTSPTQGHELVGLTTENTVKVNGTATSFNLLESITQFLKEYMLLIIVVGSLVILLIFIVCTAVIMSHRHKASAYYPSSFSQKEYVNHDDKCGGPRSFNEIPEKAQDVKAEEVVDSTKQLQADILNAAQNLKSPTKGASFKEDQKIPEEPKETSEPSEKENTEEATTDKTQESIKIQEKSPCEKVEETPSEPPGECKPAGDSQEVPAEADVLTTEEQRGGNVEEANPVSPNCETENSPCAGQEAQQASEICGV from the coding sequence ATGGGATACCTCGTGACCTTATGTATTCTGCTATTCTTCACTTGCCCCATGTGCCTAGCTCGATACACCACTCCTGAGTTTGAGAATGGAAGCGGAGATGAAGAAGGCACAAGTTTAACGTCCCCTACTCAGGGCCATGAGCTTGTTGGGCTTACAACAGAGAACACTGTAAAAGTGAATGGCACAGCCACCTCGTTTAACCTTTTGGAGAGTATAACTCAGTTTTTAAAAGAGTATATGTTACTTATAATTGTGGTGGGTTCACTGGTCATTCTGCTGATATTTATAGTATGTACAGCAGTGATTATGAGTCACAGACACAAAGCATCTGCCTACTACCCTTCCTCCTTCTCACAGAAAGAGTATGTGAACCATGATGACAAATGTGGAGGGCCAAGGTCCTTTAATGAGATTCCAGAAAAAGCACAAGATGTAAAGGCAGAAGAGGTTGTGGACTCGACTAAGCAGCTTCAAGCTGATATCCTCAATGCTGCACAAAACCTTAAATCACCTACCAAAGGGGCTAGCTTCAAAGAAGACCAAAAGATCCCAGAGGAACCAAAAGAGACCAGTGAACCATCTGAGAAAGAAAATACGGAAGAGGCTACCACTGATAAAACCCAAGAGAGTATTAAAATCCAAGAGAAATCTCCCTGTGAAAAAGTGGAGGAGACTCCCAGTGAGCCACCAGGGGAATGTAAACCTGCAGGCGATTCTCAGGAGGTTCCTGCTGAAGCAGATGTTCTAACAACTGAGGAGCAACGTGGTGGAAATGTGGAAGAGGCGAATCCTGTGTCCCCTAACTGTGAAACAGAAAACAGTCCTTGTGCGGGTCAAGAAGCACAGCAGGCCTCAGAAATATGCGGGGTTTA